The DNA window ACCAACTTAATACAGTAGCACCTCACGGTCTTAACCTTGAACTTGAATGGCAATCCCTCTGGTGAGGTCTCACTGTACCCCTACGTCTTTATTATATTGCTTTAAACTACCAAAATTTATAGGAGTGTTCATATCAATACTAAGCTTTTCCAGCAGGGTGTTTCTCCGGGACTGTGGTTATTTCCGCACTTCCGGGTTGGCCCAATGACGTCAGTCTCAGCTGGGTTGTAGAATATTTAATGAGCTACAgtacacgccgcggccatcttagatCACATTTCGGGTGGCCTCGTCGTGAAGAGCATATAGTCCTGAGGTAAGCTATTGGCATTTGTCAATGATGTCATGCGATTTTATAAACTATTAAATATTAAAGCTAGTTTCTTGTcgtagggattgtgccctgaggaaacctgaacaaggtgaaacatgttggcgtactctgtccctcttggctaaACCACCCAAGTTAAGTTAAGCACTTTATTTACAACTATTTAttgaaaacatatataaaaaaagataagcATAGCACATCTTATACAAATAACACcagtgacccgatgacgatagggggcataaagccagttgccatgaaagtttattgagcttctggtggcacctctgagggcctggagaATTTATTGTATAAACATCTTTGGTATAGAAGACATTCAGGGGAGGTTTATATTACACCATACCCCCAACGGTGGTAAAGTTGAAAAAGGCACATAGGGCTGAATTCTATATGAGGCTCCTATAAATGTTGGTTCCCAAAAATCATTGCGCAGTATAAAAACCGTTCTTAAAGTTAggggcagtttatagaatagcgcctagGGACTCAGGTGCATCTGTTTGCACCAACAGAAATGTGGGGCGTGGATGCTCCTTATTCTAGAATTACGCATGGAGCTTTGAGGAACACCCCCCAATCTGACCAGGACCCTCCCATTTCCGTGCCTGCTCTTTGGTGTCATGTGTAAATATAGGCATGgatcctgtgcctaaatttaccTCCATaactttaaaaccaattaaagctaATTGCTTATTGAGAAGTCAGTTATCAGCGCCAATGGGCCTGTCATTTAATTAAGTTTGCCTGCGCAAATTGGGCATGTGTCCAAATTAATGCGCACaactctaaggccctcttttacaaaggtgtgctaagcgttgtAGAACGTGTTTACCGCACCCTAAATCAACacgcgcgctaaccgctaacgcgtccatgcatgcattagcatttggcgcaatgctaatatttaccgcgggctaaaaagcatagcgcaccttagtaaaagaggtggtaAGTGCCATATATGGAATTTGAGGGATGACCTATTTtaaacctattttataaaagcaagataaataactttaataataactttatttttttctataccgccataatcttgcgacttgtaggcggtttacagtgaaagagagctgtacaatcagcgaattacaaggtgagaacaggtaggaagtcactgggtaatcagtgtttacaggttacaaatagGTTACTTTATAATCTTAAGCATTTTACATCAAAGGGGCTGGATGGTCAGCGAGTTACAGAAAACAGGTGGGGAGGAAAACACTGAATAGtcaagagaagaacagaatacatttgtgaagaagtgtagtatcagcataaagagaaaggttttaggatggggggggggttatctggctgggaaataaatctattgaatagagcgttcttgatttctttccgaaaggcgccataggtctgcctggctttgtcggtgaagttgcctagccaggtttgctgtctggcagcttgaaacttaaaagttctatccagaaatatTCTGTATTTGCAACCTATGATCTTCAGGTAGGaaaagaggttgcgatttctggttgtccttgtgggggGTGTAAAGTTCGAAGTGAGATAATAGGTAAattggggccattccccacaccagtttacaGCAAAAGCAGAAAAACTTGAATAAAGTACatgcctcaattggcaaccaatgcagcagtttatagtaggggctaatgtggtcacttttctttagtctgaATATTAGtcggacggccgtgttttgcactatcCTTAATTTTCTCAAGGTTTTTTTGGGTGTACCCacatagatgatattgcagtagtctaaggtggataggatcagtgacTGAACCAATAGTCTCAAAGATGGAGATAGGGTGCAGTGTGCCTTTATCAAATACAACCAAGCCCCACAGGCACATACATTCTCAAGCACAAATAGTCACCCACTCTGAAAAAGAAATTATTATACATGTGCCCTATGGAGGCAATTTTATGACCTGTTTTTAATGGGTAGAGCTTGTGCTACCTGCAAGAAAGAGCTTTCATATGGAGTCATTCaaagtctgacaattaagttcatgaacttgccaccgtgcgcttacgttggcagcactgtacaaacatcGCGGTAAGGTTTCATAAGATTGGTGCACCAGTGTCTCACAGCTTTGCTCGTGCCGACGTGTGGCGGTGTCTTCCTGAGCAGCGTTCATTATGGTATGTTTTTGTGCGTCATCGTGAGAATGTCGGAGAttgaattagagcaacgaacacacattaagggctccttttactaagccgcgttagcggctttagcgcacgcaacttttaatcacgcgctaacccccacgctagctgaaaaactaccgtctgctcaagaggaggcggtagtagctagcgcggccagcggtttaggatgcgctattacgcacattaaatcgctaacacgccttcgtaaaaggagccctaaatttcttgttaaacttggcaagagtggaagtgaaatcgaggacatgttagtccaagtttatagcccatcctctccAGGAGAATAAACGTTTTCTGAGGGGAGggaaagcgtcactgatgaagagAGGGATGAAATCATTGCAAAAATTAATCAAATCTGTACACCATCTTGATTGGGTTCAACCCATGAAGAAGGTATAAAAAGCTTTTAAATAACAAAATAAGCAGAGTGCTTAATAAAATACAGAGTAAACTGAGTATGTCCTAACGTGAATTTATGAATTCCAATCTTGTTTATCTAAAATGACTTTTTGAAATGaaacgtgtcaagaaaagtgcgtaataacttgtaagtttcatggctccacatcattctcttcttggttgggctgagaacttttcagtggcccatcctattgtgatgtcataatgcctcattccaccaatgcctacgagccaacctcattggtgatgtcacaatggctttgtttccctatacttgtgtccATTGGCTAGatacatttgcctcattgaaacgaaaagggtcaaggaaagtgtggaataacttgtaagtttcatggctccacatcattctcttcttggttgggctgagaacttttctgccgCCCAGCCCctagtattgtgatgtcataatgcctcatccccccaatgcctaagagccatcctcatcagtgatgtcacaatggtttggtttCCCCATACTTGTGCCCAtatactagatgcatttgcctcattgaaacgaaaagggtcaaggaaagtgtggaataacttgtaagtttcacggctccatatcattctctttttggttgggctgagaatttttcaacaGGCCCTCATACAGCATATTGAAAATGGCCGCTTCTGCTACGTGTGTTCAATGTGCTGTCAAAATACATGTGCATACGCCTGCAAACTGTCTTCTATGATCTCTATTTCACATCCTATTTATATTTTCAGGTAATGAGTCTTGGAGGCTCCTTCAGAACAGTAAAATCCACTGCCTTGAAATGAGAATTCACTTCACTAGCCTTTAGGAGCGATAAAAAACCCATATTACCTGATATGCAAAAGGTTTTAACTATTGTCAAAAAATATGAACTCAATAATATATGagtcaaaattaataaaaataaacaataaaatattattattaagagtgctcagtgtgatatcttattcaaaaccagcaggtttGTAGAATGAAGATGGATGACTtctacatcattgcactcacctgcctACCAACCTTATTAGCTCTTATTGAAACTGGACTAACCTAATCAGCAAAACAGTGATTGAAAAAATATCAAGTCCTTAGCTGAATTCTGATGATGTTGATTTCCAAATAAAAGGTATAAAGTCCAGGATCAATTGAACAATTCTCGCAAGATGAAAAAAGGAATATACATGTTCTTAGGTATAGCAGATGCTGGTGATCTCATGCTGAATTACTTCCTGGTTGTATAGCTGGTTTTGAAGCAATAGCATAATAGTGAATTATCAAAAACGAGAAAAACTGCTAATCTTGAAACAGAATAACCAAATGTCCAAAACTCCTCAACGTGAAGTGAATAAAAATCCaatatttccttttatttggaaatcAACATCATCAGAATTCAGCTAAGGACTTGATATTTTTTCAATCACTGTTTTGCTGATTAGGTTAGTCCAGTTTCAATAAGAGCTAATAAGGTTGGTaggcaggtgagtgcaatgatgtagaAGTCATCCATCTTCATTCTACaaacctgctggttttgaataagatatcacactgagcactcttaataataatattttattgtttatttttattaattttgattaGATCATATATTATTGAATTCATATTTTTTGACAATATATAACGTTGGTGAATTCATTACTAAGTAGCATTTCTCCTATACATTTTTTATAAGGTTTTAACTAGTCATGAGAGGATCCTACCCAGTTAAACCCCACTGAGCAACCTGGCATCTGATTAGCCactagtgccactgaaaatctccACTAACTAACCATCTCCTACATGATTAGATTTTATCAGTGTTGGTTTTTATAAGCCGCCGTGTAATAGGCGGttgagaaatttgttaaataaataaatacttagcCAGTTAGCAGCAATTTCAGTCCGTTAATTGGCTAAGTAactgcattgaatatttgggattAGGTCAGCCCACAGCTGAAACCAGCTCTGACGTCACATGCCACCGTGGGAGAATATTGGACCCTCTGTTCTCATCCTAATGCTGATTTACACTGAGCCATTTAACTGACTTCGATCAACCTCTCGCTGTTGCTATTTCTGACCTCATACTAACCTTAATACCTTTGCAATctcactttatttattttctttgatcTGAACACCATCTCGATTGGGTTCTACCCATGAAGAAAGTATATAAAGCTTTTACATAATCACTTTAGCAAGAGTGCTTTAAAATATACAAAGTAAATTGATCATGTCCCAAAGCAGACGCCTTAATTCCAATCTCATCTATCTAAAATGGCTTTCTGGGGTCACAGCCTGTTGTTATTGAGCAGGaaattacttaaaaaaaatatatatatatatatattctgtgtTTGGTATATCACCTACAACTCTTTTGAAAAAGAACAGCTGTCAAGGTCAAAGGTGTTTTTTCCTCTTCAAAAATTGGTGAACTCAGAATTGCACCAGTAATAGTaaatttaatttttcatttttttttttttagtataaatAAATGCTTAATAAATCAAAGTAAATACTAGTGTAAGTACACATAGATACTTATCAACCAAAAGAAGTCTTTATTAGAAACAGTAGgtcaccttcttcaggggacactcgGTACTGCGTTTCCCAGAGTCGGGGGGTGCTCCGTGGTCTCTCACAGCTCGTACAGAACAGCCATTGTAGCGTTGGTAGCTTCATGGGGCGCACGGCTGTTCTGTGGGAGCTGTGAGAGAAACCGCAGAACGCCCCCAAATCTCATATGAAACGCAGTACcgagtgtcccctgaggaaggcgtttcaAACGTCGAAACTGGGACCCTTGTTGGGACCTACTGTTTCTAATAAAGACTTATTTTGGTTATTAGGCCATCcaccttgcctttttttttttgtctgctcATATCCCAAAGCGAGGAATTCTTCAGTCAcaattaggcaccatttatggaaTTGCAGCTAGTGGCCTTTATATAAAAATGTAGATGCCTGAAATGATAGGTGATAGTTTTAAAGGCCAACATCTCAGGCACCTAAGATTTTATAGAATGAGTCCCAATCTAGTATACTCCCAATCAATGTGAATTAGTTTTAACCGTTGTCCGTTCCATTATTTTCCTGAAAGCTCTTTTGACATCCTTGTTCCTGAGGCTGTAGATCAGTGGGTTCAGCATAGGAATGACAATTGTGTAGAAGACAGAAGTCACTTTATTCTGACTTTCAGAATAGCCAGAAGCTGGTCTCATATACACAAAAAGGGCAGACCCATAAAACAAGGAGACGGCAGTGAAGTGGGAGgcgcaggtggagaaggctttacGTCTCCCGTCTGCACTGTGTATCTTCAGGATGGTGGAGAAGATGGATACATAAGAGGCTAACGTTATTAGGAAGGAGTTCATGCCAAAACAgagaactaaaagaaaaaagacagtTTTACTAATAAAGGTACTGGAGCAGGAGAGACTTACAAGTGGAGGAATGTCGCAGTAAAAATGATCGATGACATTTGACCTACAGAATGATAAACTACATATAAATCCTAAGATTACAGTGGAAGAAAATAAACCCCCTGCATATACAGCAGCTATAAGCTCATAGCAAACACCTGGACTCATGATAGTAGCATAAAGCAAAGGGTTACATATCGCCACATAACGGTCATAGGCCATCACAGACAAAAGAAATGTCTCAGAGGATGCAAACATAACGAAGAAAAAGAGTTGTACTCTGCACCCCTGGACGGAGATAGATTTCCTTTTGGTCAGGAAGGCGACCAATGTTCTGGGGGTGATAACCGAGGAGTAGCAGAGATCGGACCAAGACAGGTAACGAAGAAAAAAGTACATTGGGGTCTGAAGTTTATGATCCAACATGGTTAATGCTATGATTCCAGTATTTCCCAGAACTGTGATAACATAGATCGCTAAAAACAACAGGAAGAGGAGAATCTGTAGCTCTGGATCATCCGTGAGACCCAGGagaatgaattctgtcaccaagGTCTGATTGTCCTCAACCATCCTTTGGCATTTAATATTTGTTTCCCCTCTGGTCCTTGTCATGTTAGCccttaaaaataaacataacatgactttaaattttattttgatCACAACCGTGAATTTTGTGTGCGATTGATCCCATTTGTCCATATATATGTAGCTAACAGATCAATGCTTTTTCTTTCGTGCTATGGAAGACAACACGCTCAGAAAAGCCACCTTATTCTTTGCTCTTCTAAGATGGAAACCATCTCAAAGATCTCTCACGTACCTGCAGTTTCAACACTTTCCTCAGGTCTGTCTCTACGAGCCTTTGTCTTGGATTGTACAGATGGTTTTATATTGTATGGAAGGACCCATGGGAGAGAGTGAGTTCTCGCATTAAGACAGGAAAGAAAACAACACATGTCTTGAAAAGTTTTATTACTTATTATGTATAAGGAAAGTCCAATTTGTAAATTTACACTATGTTTATTAGATTCTTGATATACTACTTTTCTGTGGTATgcatatcttatttatttaagtgATTTATACACCATCTATCAATGggtttatctaagtggtttacattcaggtactcaagcattttgcctATCTGTCTCgacgggctcataatctatctaatgtaccttgagcaatggaggattaagtgacttgcccatggtcacaaggagctgtgtggGCTTGAGCAACACGGTGACAGGATTCTTCACCATTCCCATTCCCACcaataaccacgggaaaccactcccatgccattctttcaggagaaagggaagaatcagagcataAATGGACACCGCCACTGACCCCCAAATCTGCCCGTGACCCTCCCGTTTCCATGGCTGCTCTATGGTGTCACGTGTAACGTTAGTGAAGGATCCATGACTTTAAAACCAATGAatgctaataattgcttgttaagaagtgGGTTATCAGCTCTAAATCGCTTGCTATTTCATTAAATTTGCCTGCGCAAATTGAGTATGTGTCCAAATTAATCCACacaactctaagggctccttttattaaggtgcggtaggggtttaacgcacggaatacctgccgtgctagcctctaacgcctccattgatggggcgtagtattttggcttgccgcgggggttagcgcgtgatgaaatgtccgatgtgcTAACCCCCACAGCGTAcctcgataaaaggagccctaagtgccatatatagaatttaggggaAGACGtattttaaatctattttataaaggcaagatAGGGTGCAGCGTGCCTTTATCAAATACAACCAAGCCCCACAAGCGCATACATTCTCAAGCACAAATAGTCACCCACTCTGAAAAAGGAATTATTATACATGTGCCCTATGGAGGCAATTTTTATGACCTGCTTTTAATGGGTAGAGCCTGTGCGACCTGCAAGGAAGAGCTTTCCATATGGAGTCTTTCaaagtctgacaattaagttcatgaacttgccaccgtgcgcttacgttggcagcactgtacaaacatcGCGGTAAGGTTTCATAAACTTGGtctatcagtgtctcacagctgtctTCGGTCGACATGTGGCGATGTCTTCCTGTGTggcgttcaagtttcaagtttattagcattttatgaatcgcctatcgtaatatctaggcgatgtacactctAAAAGCCACAGATAGTGGTTTAACATATAATTTTGACAGGTTAGACATATTACAGACAATACAAaacataatcaaaattttaaGAAACAGTCAACACAATACATTTAAATTCAAAGAATAACATGATTGGgtaggaaagaagggaaaagttacatcattTTTATCTATTGAAATTTACATGAATGGGAAAACACAATACGGGGTGAGGGGGAAAAAGTCCAGTATTTAtaataaaatgtataaaaattagGCGTGTTATATCATgtgttcaaatgcatcttgaaataaaaaagtttttaagaatCTTTTAACTGTTTGTAAGTCTTTTTCTATTGTTATGTAatttggtaatgagttccacaatGTGGGTGCCATAACTGAAAAAATGTCATTCACTATTGTATGTTTTTGTGAGCCATCGCAAGAATGTCGGAGAttgaattagagcaacaaacaaacattacatttctttttaaacttggcaagagtggaagtgaagaAAATGGGAGGGTACAAATgtattagttagttagttagttttatagccctaagagccagcctcatcagtgatgtcacaatggcttggtttccccacacttgtgcccatttgctagattcATTTGCTTCATTGAAAAGGAAAAGT is part of the Geotrypetes seraphini chromosome 14, aGeoSer1.1, whole genome shotgun sequence genome and encodes:
- the LOC117348308 gene encoding olfactory receptor 151-like isoform X1, with product MDEDNQTLVTEFILLGLTDDPELQILLFLLFLAIYVITILGNTGIIALTMLDHKLQTPMYFFLRYLSWSDLCYSSVITPRMLVAFLTKRKSISVQGCRAQLFFFVMFVCSETFFLSVMAYDRYVAICNPLLYASIMSPGVCYQLLAAVYAMSLFISSVVLGILCSLTFCGPNVIDHFYCDIPPLVSLSCSSTFIRETNIKCQRMVEDNQTLVTEFILLGLTDDPELQILLFLLFLAIYVITVLGNTGIIALTMLDHKLQTPMYFFLRYLSWSDLCYSSVITPRTLVAFLTKRKSISVQGCRVQLFFFVMFASSETFLLSVMAYDRYVAICNPLLYATIMSPGVCYELIAAVYAGGLFSSTVILGFICSLSFCRSNVIDHFYCDIPPLVSLSCSSTFISKTVFFLLVLCFGMNSFLITLASYVSIFSTILKIHSADGRRKAFSTCASHFTAVSLFYGSALFVYMRPASGYSESQNKVTSVFYTIVIPMLNPLIYSLRNKDVKRAFRKIMERTTVKTNSH